In Amycolatopsis methanolica 239, a single genomic region encodes these proteins:
- a CDS encoding DUF58 domain-containing protein has protein sequence MFRSLSGLTTRGRCLLAAGVAAAVCAVVLNERDLLRVAVFVIALPLLVALFIAASRVRIGASRKLLPERVSAGSAGEVELALWRDGKLPAGEVLLEDGVPYALGSRPRFVVERLPHGRVIALRYPIQPMMRGIQQVGPLRATLTDPFGLCEFDRELIAHSRLVVVPKVVSLWGLPSGAGIGAGDDGSVRLRAGQGETDVVVRQYRQGDDLRKVHWRSTARRDEIMVRVEERPWRGGTTVLLDHRAAAHHGTGPAASLEWAISFAASVCLHVRRAGHRVRLVTEHGKPLADVPGDGGEGYDNVLLDALAALQPAHQRDLTTGHDPAEGQELIAILGTVSNQAVTELARFRPRGIRSLAVLLDTPAWSGGVSAPEHRAAATEESAALLRAAGWGVVVAGPNTSMPQVWADLCRTAAGRGSLIGGAL, from the coding sequence GTGTTCCGGTCGCTGTCCGGGCTGACCACGCGGGGGCGGTGCCTGCTCGCCGCCGGCGTGGCGGCCGCGGTGTGCGCGGTGGTGCTCAACGAGCGCGACCTGTTGCGGGTCGCCGTGTTCGTGATCGCGCTGCCGCTGCTGGTCGCCCTGTTCATCGCGGCGTCGCGGGTGCGCATCGGCGCGTCCCGCAAGCTGCTGCCCGAGCGGGTTTCCGCCGGTTCGGCCGGCGAGGTGGAGCTGGCGCTGTGGCGCGACGGCAAGCTGCCGGCCGGTGAGGTGCTGCTCGAGGACGGCGTGCCCTACGCGCTGGGTTCGCGGCCGCGGTTCGTCGTGGAGCGGCTGCCGCACGGGCGGGTCATCGCGCTGCGCTACCCGATCCAGCCGATGATGCGCGGGATCCAGCAGGTCGGCCCGCTGCGCGCGACGCTGACCGACCCGTTCGGCCTGTGCGAGTTCGACCGCGAGCTGATCGCGCACTCGCGGCTGGTCGTGGTGCCGAAGGTGGTGTCCCTGTGGGGGCTGCCCAGCGGCGCCGGGATCGGCGCGGGCGACGACGGCAGCGTGCGGCTGCGCGCGGGCCAGGGCGAGACCGACGTGGTGGTGCGGCAGTACCGCCAGGGCGACGACCTGCGCAAGGTGCACTGGCGCTCCACCGCCCGGCGCGATGAGATCATGGTGCGGGTCGAGGAGCGGCCGTGGCGCGGCGGGACCACCGTCCTGCTGGACCACCGGGCCGCCGCGCACCACGGCACCGGCCCGGCCGCGAGCCTGGAGTGGGCGATCTCGTTCGCGGCGAGCGTGTGCCTGCACGTGCGGCGGGCCGGGCACCGGGTCCGCCTGGTCACCGAGCACGGCAAACCGCTGGCCGACGTGCCCGGCGACGGCGGCGAGGGCTACGACAACGTCCTGCTCGACGCGCTCGCCGCGCTGCAGCCGGCACACCAGCGCGACCTGACGACGGGCCACGACCCGGCCGAGGGACAGGAGCTGATCGCGATCCTGGGCACCGTGTCGAACCAGGCGGTGACCGAGCTGGCGCGGTTCCGGCCGCGCGGCATCCGGAGCCTGGCGGTGCTGCTGGACACCCCGGCGTGGTCCGGCGGGGTGAGCGCGCCCGAGCACCGCGCGGCGGCGACGGAGGAATCGGCGGCGCTGCTGCGCGCGGCGGGCTGGGGAGTCGTGGTGGCCGGCCCGAACACCTCGATGCCGCAGGTGTGGGCCGACCTGTGCCGCACGGCCGCCGGACGCGGCTCGCTGATCGGAGGTGCGCTGTGA
- a CDS encoding transglutaminase TgpA family protein: MTTLTGRPPRPDQQPDAPPPGRPELHRPTQRVVEPPPQWRGSVLAPIAAGVATLCASTSLTGVVGGVGWLGYVTVAVVLVAATGLALRAIRTPTAVVGLAQLVVLLLLITGVFTSSGILGVIPGPAAFDEINGVLTAAFEQIRTGLPPVESTPPILCLVTIAIGLVAVLVDTLAVAASAPAATGLVLLCVYAVPASLADDMLPWWTFLLGAAAFAGLLAVDGNHRHRRWRNRDAPGLGNAPAAASAPVAVVAVALVLGLVAGAALTAVGTVGRLPGSGRSGAGAGSGGLGVNPFTSLRGMLDQGSTVDLFRVRGLGNDKRLLRAFTLDTYRPNRGWSLPDGPMPAGFPANQPLPAAPGDDGAGEARQIQVEPLNWVDVWMPVYGQLRGLQGVGQGWYYDPTSGAVFSERKQRIPAYVETASLAEPTKGQLESATARGTDIPASYSQITGVDPRVVSLAQDLAAGASTDFDRASAIWRYFSAENGFTYDTETAAATDSDALADFLLNGKRGFCEQFASAMAVMLRVLNIPSRVAVGFTSGYADGDSRMITSQDAHAWVEVYFGDLGWVSFDPTPRSDGRGYVPPYLQSDTTSSGSSDSEEQDVPSVSTTRVAPTGAPETQGSAANPAGTQAAPAGSAPGWTGWIALVLVLIAVALTVGAFVAIRRLRGHTASWLPLAAAAAWLVTVVLTAWLVHWVLALVLLLLAVAGLAPAVLREIHRRHRLNAITSRQPGAADAAWAELMDECADRGIPIPPSDTVRSAAQKMAVQHNLDDAGKNDLRTVVGVVERSWYSPSQSTGDDFAAAFEGLRRSLQRNAPMSWRGRLFPRSVFRRR; encoded by the coding sequence GTGACCACCCTGACCGGCCGCCCGCCGCGGCCCGATCAGCAGCCCGACGCCCCGCCGCCGGGACGGCCGGAGCTGCACCGGCCCACGCAGCGCGTCGTCGAGCCGCCGCCGCAGTGGCGGGGGTCCGTCCTCGCGCCGATCGCCGCCGGGGTGGCCACCCTGTGCGCCTCCACCTCGCTGACCGGCGTCGTCGGCGGGGTGGGCTGGCTCGGGTACGTCACGGTCGCCGTCGTGCTCGTCGCCGCCACCGGGCTCGCGCTGCGGGCCATCCGCACGCCGACCGCCGTCGTCGGGCTGGCCCAGCTCGTCGTGCTGTTGCTGCTGATCACGGGCGTGTTCACCAGCAGCGGCATCCTCGGCGTCATCCCGGGCCCCGCCGCGTTCGACGAGATCAACGGCGTGCTCACCGCGGCGTTCGAGCAGATCCGCACGGGCCTGCCGCCGGTCGAATCGACCCCGCCGATCCTGTGCCTGGTGACCATCGCGATCGGCCTGGTCGCGGTGCTCGTGGACACCCTCGCGGTCGCCGCCTCCGCGCCCGCCGCCACCGGCCTGGTGCTGCTGTGCGTCTACGCGGTGCCCGCCTCGCTGGCCGACGACATGCTCCCGTGGTGGACGTTCCTGCTCGGCGCGGCGGCCTTCGCGGGCCTGCTCGCCGTCGACGGCAACCACCGCCACCGCCGCTGGCGCAACCGCGACGCCCCCGGCCTCGGCAACGCCCCGGCCGCCGCGTCCGCGCCGGTGGCCGTCGTCGCGGTCGCCCTGGTGCTGGGCCTGGTCGCGGGCGCCGCGCTCACCGCCGTCGGCACGGTCGGGCGCCTGCCCGGCAGCGGCCGCAGCGGCGCGGGCGCCGGCTCCGGCGGGCTGGGCGTCAACCCGTTCACCTCGCTGCGCGGCATGCTCGACCAGGGCAGCACGGTCGACCTGTTCCGCGTCCGCGGCCTCGGCAACGACAAGCGCCTGCTGCGCGCGTTCACGCTCGACACGTACCGGCCCAACCGCGGCTGGAGCCTGCCGGACGGCCCGATGCCGGCCGGTTTCCCGGCGAACCAGCCGCTGCCCGCCGCGCCCGGCGACGACGGCGCGGGCGAGGCGCGCCAGATCCAGGTCGAGCCGCTGAACTGGGTCGACGTGTGGATGCCGGTGTACGGGCAGCTGCGCGGCCTGCAGGGCGTCGGCCAGGGCTGGTACTACGACCCGACCAGCGGCGCCGTGTTCAGCGAGCGCAAGCAGCGGATCCCGGCCTACGTGGAGACCGCGTCGCTGGCCGAGCCGACGAAGGGCCAGCTGGAGTCGGCCACCGCCCGCGGCACCGACATCCCGGCGAGCTACAGCCAGATCACCGGCGTGGACCCGCGCGTGGTCAGCCTCGCGCAGGACCTGGCGGCGGGCGCGTCCACCGACTTCGACCGGGCGAGCGCTATCTGGCGGTACTTCAGCGCCGAGAACGGGTTCACCTACGACACCGAGACGGCCGCCGCGACCGACAGCGACGCGCTGGCCGACTTCCTGCTCAACGGCAAGCGCGGGTTCTGCGAGCAGTTCGCCTCCGCGATGGCCGTGATGCTGCGGGTGCTGAACATCCCGTCCCGGGTCGCGGTGGGCTTCACCTCCGGCTACGCCGACGGCGACTCGCGCATGATCACCTCGCAGGACGCACACGCCTGGGTCGAGGTGTACTTCGGCGACCTGGGCTGGGTCAGCTTCGACCCGACGCCGCGCTCCGACGGCCGCGGCTACGTCCCGCCCTACCTGCAGTCCGACACGACCTCCAGCGGGTCCTCGGACTCGGAGGAGCAGGACGTGCCGAGCGTGTCCACCACGCGGGTCGCTCCGACCGGGGCGCCCGAGACCCAGGGCAGCGCCGCCAACCCGGCCGGCACACAGGCCGCGCCCGCGGGCTCGGCGCCGGGCTGGACCGGGTGGATCGCGCTGGTGCTGGTGCTGATCGCGGTGGCATTGACGGTCGGCGCGTTCGTCGCGATCCGCAGGCTCCGCGGGCACACGGCGTCCTGGCTGCCGCTGGCCGCGGCCGCGGCGTGGCTGGTCACCGTGGTGCTCACCGCGTGGCTGGTGCACTGGGTGCTGGCGCTGGTGCTGTTGCTGCTCGCGGTGGCCGGGCTGGCCCCCGCGGTGCTGCGGGAGATCCACCGGCGCCACCGCCTGAACGCGATCACGTCCCGTCAGCCGGGAGCGGCGGACGCGGCGTGGGCGGAGCTGATGGACGAGTGCGCCGACCGTGGCATCCCGATCCCACCGAGCGACACGGTGCGGTCGGCGGCGCAGAAGATGGCCGTGCAGCACAACCTGGACGACGCAGGGAAGAACGACCTGCGCACGGTGGTCGGGGTGGTGGAGCGCTCGTGGTACTCCCCCAGCCAGTCCACCGGCGACGACTTCGCCGCCGCGTTCGAGGGCCTGCGCCGCAGCCTGCAGCGCAACGCGCCGATGTCCTGGCGCGGGCGGCTCTTCCCGCGGTCGGTCTTCCGCAGGCGCTGA
- a CDS encoding ParA family protein, producing MHTVAVLSLKGGVGKTTVALGIASAALRRGARTLVADLDPQGNATATLDPPYTEATLADVLATPARDVLRQAVAPSAWSPEVDVLVGAEELELLNEPGPDDDKVGNLSLALDELHERPLRGRPYELAILDCPPSLGRLTKSALVAADSAILVTEPTMYAVSGAQRALEAIEQIRDEHNPDLKAAGVLVNRLRPRSHEHQFRIAELRESFGGLVMPTAIPDRLAVQQAQGACSPIHEWHSPGAQEVALTFNMVLAKILRSNRAGRHRIDREPPAESTGPVPRIARTADDARR from the coding sequence GTGCACACGGTCGCCGTACTCAGCCTCAAGGGTGGTGTCGGCAAAACCACGGTCGCGCTGGGCATCGCCTCGGCCGCGCTCCGTAGGGGAGCGCGCACGCTGGTGGCCGATCTCGACCCGCAGGGCAACGCCACCGCCACCCTCGACCCGCCCTACACCGAGGCCACGCTGGCCGACGTGCTCGCCACCCCGGCCCGCGACGTGCTGCGCCAGGCCGTGGCGCCGAGCGCGTGGAGCCCCGAGGTCGACGTGCTGGTCGGCGCGGAGGAACTCGAACTGCTCAACGAGCCGGGGCCGGACGACGACAAGGTCGGCAACCTCTCCCTGGCGCTGGACGAGCTGCACGAGCGCCCGCTGCGGGGCCGCCCCTACGAGCTGGCGATCCTGGACTGCCCGCCCTCGCTGGGGCGGCTGACGAAGTCGGCCCTGGTCGCCGCCGACAGCGCGATCCTGGTCACCGAACCGACGATGTACGCGGTCAGCGGCGCCCAGCGCGCGCTGGAGGCGATCGAGCAGATCCGCGACGAGCACAACCCGGACCTCAAGGCGGCGGGCGTGCTGGTGAACCGGCTGCGGCCGCGCTCGCACGAGCACCAGTTCCGCATCGCCGAGCTGCGGGAGTCCTTCGGCGGCCTGGTGATGCCCACGGCGATCCCGGACCGGCTGGCGGTGCAGCAGGCGCAGGGCGCGTGCAGCCCCATCCACGAGTGGCACTCCCCCGGCGCCCAGGAGGTCGCGCTGACCTTCAACATGGTGCTGGCCAAGATCCTGCGCTCGAACCGCGCCGGACGGCACCGCATCGACCGGGAGCCGCCCGCCGAGAGCACCGGCCCGGTCCCCCGGATCGCCCGGACCGCGGACGATGCCCGAAGGTGA
- a CDS encoding DUF3040 domain-containing protein: MPLSEHEQRLLDQIERELYAEDPKFASTVRGARFRRPVRRRRIQGIALFVVGVALLVLGVMVRALWVADVPLMSVFGFVVMFAGVLLAVMSGRDGGDGKQGGAKAAKAKSSFTQRMEERFRQRFEEQ, from the coding sequence ATGCCACTCTCCGAGCATGAGCAGCGGCTGCTCGACCAGATCGAGCGCGAGCTCTATGCCGAGGACCCCAAGTTCGCGTCTACGGTGCGCGGTGCCCGGTTCCGCCGGCCCGTCCGCCGCCGCCGAATCCAGGGGATCGCGCTGTTCGTCGTCGGTGTCGCTCTGCTCGTACTGGGTGTGATGGTGCGGGCTCTGTGGGTCGCCGACGTGCCGTTGATGAGCGTGTTCGGTTTCGTCGTGATGTTCGCGGGCGTCCTGCTCGCGGTCATGTCCGGACGTGATGGGGGCGACGGCAAGCAGGGCGGTGCCAAGGCCGCCAAGGCCAAGAGCTCCTTCACACAGCGGATGGAAGAGCGCTTCCGCCAGCGGTTCGAAGAGCAGTAG
- a CDS encoding Fpg/Nei family DNA glycosylase has protein sequence MPEGDTVFLAGKKVEKAFAGRVLTRTDFRHPALATTDLAGSTVLGVRTVGKHLFFRFSPDLSLHSHLKMDGSWEITRPGSRWRHPAHHARVVLEAGGVQVVGFRVHDLELLPTAEESRLVGHLGPDLLDPQWSDEHEARAVAALAREPGRELGLALLDQRVMAGVGNLYKCEICFLLGVTPWTPASEVDAAKVVRLARKLLLANAWRHEQSTTGDLARGRRNWVYERTRQGCFRCGGRIRVEDQGRDPRDVQARPTWFCPRCQRGPSPQLRSNSLKNVR, from the coding sequence ATGCCCGAAGGTGACACGGTCTTCCTGGCCGGCAAGAAGGTCGAGAAGGCCTTCGCCGGCCGGGTGCTGACGCGCACCGACTTCCGGCACCCGGCGCTGGCCACCACCGACCTGGCCGGCTCGACGGTGCTCGGCGTGCGCACGGTGGGCAAGCACTTGTTCTTCCGCTTCTCGCCCGACCTGAGCCTGCACAGCCACCTGAAGATGGACGGATCGTGGGAGATCACCCGGCCCGGTTCCCGCTGGCGGCACCCGGCGCACCACGCGCGGGTCGTGCTGGAGGCCGGGGGCGTGCAGGTCGTCGGGTTCCGCGTGCACGATCTGGAACTGCTGCCCACCGCCGAGGAGTCCCGCCTGGTCGGCCACCTCGGGCCGGACCTGCTCGATCCACAGTGGAGCGACGAGCACGAGGCCCGCGCGGTCGCGGCGCTGGCGCGCGAACCGGGCCGGGAGCTCGGGCTCGCCTTGCTCGACCAGCGCGTGATGGCGGGGGTCGGCAACCTCTACAAGTGCGAGATCTGCTTCCTGCTCGGCGTGACGCCGTGGACTCCGGCGTCCGAAGTGGACGCGGCGAAGGTGGTCCGGCTGGCGCGGAAGCTGTTGCTGGCCAACGCCTGGCGGCACGAGCAGAGCACCACCGGCGACCTCGCCCGCGGCCGCCGGAACTGGGTGTACGAGCGGACCAGGCAGGGCTGCTTCCGGTGCGGAGGCCGGATCCGGGTCGAAGACCAGGGCCGGGACCCCCGCGACGTCCAGGCGCGCCCCACCTGGTTCTGCCCGCGCTGCCAGCGCGGGCCCTCGCCTCAGCTGCGCAGTAACTCGTTGAAGAACGTGCGGTAG
- a CDS encoding class I SAM-dependent methyltransferase translates to MRTDTGTARGSGTVWRALRAELDRARERGTSEPAVVDVGGGSGVWAVPLAAEGCRVTVVEPSPNALATLRRRAEEAGVGGAITVVADDTDALAARIPAGSADLVLAHGLLEVVDDPAAVAGALAGIVAPGGAVSVLAANRHAAALHRALGGRVREAHALLTSSEGVLADDGETLLRRFDADGLRGLLAGAGLRVELIQGDGVVSDVLGEVESEQYTADDLADFEAAAGAIPPLRDLASRLHLLARL, encoded by the coding sequence ATGCGAACGGACACCGGGACAGCACGCGGCTCCGGCACGGTCTGGCGGGCACTGCGGGCCGAGCTCGACCGGGCGCGGGAACGAGGCACCAGCGAACCCGCCGTCGTCGACGTCGGCGGTGGCAGCGGCGTCTGGGCGGTGCCGCTGGCCGCCGAGGGCTGCCGGGTGACGGTGGTCGAGCCGAGCCCGAACGCGCTGGCGACGCTGCGGCGGCGCGCCGAGGAGGCCGGCGTCGGCGGGGCGATCACCGTCGTCGCCGACGACACCGACGCGCTCGCCGCGCGGATCCCGGCCGGCTCCGCCGACCTGGTGCTGGCGCACGGGCTGCTCGAGGTCGTCGACGACCCGGCCGCGGTGGCGGGCGCGCTGGCCGGGATCGTCGCGCCGGGCGGCGCGGTGTCCGTGCTGGCCGCGAACCGGCACGCCGCGGCGCTGCACCGCGCGCTCGGCGGCCGGGTGCGTGAGGCGCACGCGCTGCTGACCAGCTCCGAGGGCGTGCTCGCGGACGACGGGGAGACGCTGCTGCGCCGCTTCGACGCCGACGGCCTGCGCGGGTTGCTGGCGGGCGCGGGCCTGCGCGTCGAGCTGATCCAGGGCGACGGCGTGGTGTCGGACGTGCTGGGGGAGGTCGAGTCGGAGCAGTACACCGCCGACGACCTCGCCGACTTCGAGGCCGCCGCGGGCGCGATCCCGCCGCTGCGCGACCTCGCCAGCCGCCTGCACCTGCTCGCCCGGCTCTGA
- the dinB gene encoding DNA polymerase IV — protein sequence MGRNAALPAGYERFRVSAGHTPDDTGCGLLHVDMDAFFAAVELRTRPELVDKPVIVAGAGPRSVVTSANYPAREYGVRAAMPVAVARRLCPHGVFLPPTHGLYGEVSKGVMAIFRELTPLVEPLSLDEAFLDVSGALRRLGETPAGIAALIRSRVRAEHGITCSVGVASVKFVAKLASGMAKPDGVVVVPAAQTLSFLHPLPISALWGVGKKTEENLRRLGLATIADIAAAPLPRLRKAVGNAAAEHLHALAHGRDERGVVVDSPEKSLGAEHTFDTDQREPRVLERELLRLSERVAESLRRRGLRGRTVSIKVRFADFRTITRARTLPAATDVARVIHSTAVALLAEAVAGADVRLLGVRVEGLTGEAEPEQLTFDQPAPRWRDAEVAADVARSKFGSAAVRPASLLVPDPDPPRGEP from the coding sequence ATGGGTAGGAACGCGGCCCTGCCGGCCGGATACGAGCGGTTCCGGGTGAGCGCGGGCCACACGCCGGACGACACCGGCTGCGGTCTGCTGCACGTCGACATGGACGCGTTCTTCGCGGCCGTGGAGTTGCGCACGCGGCCGGAGCTGGTCGACAAGCCGGTGATCGTGGCGGGCGCGGGCCCGCGGTCGGTGGTGACGTCGGCGAACTACCCGGCGCGGGAGTACGGCGTGCGGGCGGCCATGCCGGTGGCGGTGGCGCGTCGGCTGTGCCCGCACGGGGTGTTCCTGCCGCCGACGCACGGGCTCTACGGCGAGGTGTCCAAGGGCGTGATGGCGATCTTCCGCGAGCTGACGCCGCTCGTGGAGCCGCTGAGCCTGGACGAGGCGTTCCTGGACGTCAGCGGCGCGCTGCGGCGGCTGGGGGAGACGCCGGCGGGCATCGCCGCGCTGATCCGCAGCCGGGTCCGGGCCGAGCACGGCATCACCTGCTCGGTCGGGGTGGCGTCGGTGAAGTTCGTGGCGAAGCTGGCCTCGGGCATGGCGAAGCCGGACGGTGTGGTGGTGGTGCCCGCCGCGCAGACCCTGTCGTTCCTGCACCCGCTGCCGATCTCCGCGCTGTGGGGCGTGGGGAAGAAGACCGAGGAGAACCTGCGGCGGCTCGGGCTGGCCACGATCGCCGACATCGCGGCGGCGCCGCTGCCGCGGCTGCGCAAGGCGGTCGGCAACGCCGCGGCCGAGCACCTGCACGCGCTGGCGCACGGGCGCGACGAGCGGGGCGTGGTGGTCGACTCGCCGGAGAAGTCGCTGGGCGCCGAGCACACGTTCGACACCGACCAGCGCGAGCCGCGGGTTCTGGAGCGCGAGCTGCTGCGGCTGTCCGAGCGCGTCGCGGAGAGCCTGCGGCGGCGCGGGCTGCGCGGCCGCACCGTGTCGATCAAGGTGCGGTTCGCCGACTTCCGCACGATCACGCGGGCGCGGACCCTGCCCGCGGCGACGGACGTGGCGCGCGTGATCCACTCGACGGCCGTGGCGCTGCTGGCGGAAGCGGTGGCCGGGGCCGATGTCCGCCTGCTCGGGGTGCGGGTGGAGGGGCTGACCGGGGAGGCCGAGCCGGAGCAGCTGACCTTCGACCAGCCCGCGCCGCGCTGGCGGGACGCGGAGGTGGCGGCGGACGTGGCGCGGTCGAAGTTCGGCTCTGCCGCTGTGCGTCCGGCGTCACTGCTCGTGCCGGACCCTGACCCTCCTCGGGGGGAACCCTGA
- a CDS encoding quinone-dependent dihydroorotate dehydrogenase — translation MLFDRLMRPALYRLNDNDPEKVHERTLRVLSRLADVPPALAAARRRFAVSDPVTLFGLRFANRVGLAAGMDKDGRALAAWPALGFGFVEVGTVTRLAQPGNPKPRLFTLPHSDAVINRMGFNNSGAAALAQRLAAKGKPDIPLGVSIGKSKVTPLEEAVADYQESLRALYPWADYFAINVSSPNTPGLRALQDREALAELLAELARTGEELAAAAGKPATPLLVKVAPDLTDDALAELLEVCDEHGVSGIIATNTTLGRDGLVADEAAVGAETGGLSGRPLTERAREVVEFVHRHTGGTVPIIGVGGISTGDDARRMLDAGASLIQLYTGFALHGPGLVRGINRALAGSRSDDAGRPASPRTP, via the coding sequence GTGCTCTTCGACAGGCTGATGCGTCCCGCGCTCTACCGGCTCAACGACAACGACCCCGAGAAGGTGCACGAACGCACCCTCCGCGTGCTGTCCCGGCTCGCCGACGTCCCGCCCGCGCTGGCCGCGGCGCGGCGCCGGTTCGCCGTCTCGGACCCGGTGACGTTGTTCGGGCTGCGGTTCGCGAACCGGGTCGGTCTGGCCGCCGGGATGGACAAGGACGGGCGCGCGCTGGCCGCGTGGCCCGCGCTCGGGTTCGGGTTCGTCGAGGTGGGCACCGTCACGCGGCTCGCGCAGCCGGGCAATCCGAAGCCGCGGCTGTTCACTCTGCCGCACAGCGACGCGGTGATCAACCGCATGGGGTTCAACAACTCCGGCGCGGCCGCGCTCGCGCAGCGCCTGGCCGCCAAGGGGAAACCGGACATCCCGCTGGGCGTGTCGATCGGCAAGTCCAAGGTGACCCCGCTGGAGGAGGCGGTCGCCGACTACCAGGAGTCGCTGCGGGCGCTGTACCCGTGGGCGGACTACTTCGCGATCAACGTCAGCTCCCCCAACACCCCCGGCTTGCGGGCACTGCAGGACCGGGAGGCGCTGGCCGAGCTGCTCGCCGAGCTGGCCCGCACCGGTGAGGAGCTGGCCGCGGCGGCCGGGAAGCCGGCGACGCCGCTGCTGGTCAAGGTCGCGCCCGACCTGACCGACGACGCGCTCGCCGAACTGCTCGAAGTGTGCGACGAGCACGGCGTGTCCGGGATCATCGCGACCAACACCACGCTGGGCCGGGACGGGCTGGTCGCGGACGAGGCCGCGGTGGGCGCGGAGACCGGCGGGCTGTCCGGCAGGCCGCTCACCGAGCGGGCGCGGGAGGTCGTGGAGTTCGTGCACCGGCACACCGGGGGCACGGTGCCGATCATCGGCGTCGGCGGGATCTCCACCGGCGACGACGCGCGCCGGATGCTGGACGCCGGCGCGAGCCTGATCCAGCTCTACACCGGGTTCGCCCTGCACGGGCCGGGGCTGGTGCGGGGCATCAACCGGGCCCTGGCCGGGTCGCGGTCCGATGACGCAGGTAGGCCCGCCAGTCCCCGAACTCCGTGA
- a CDS encoding LacI family DNA-binding transcriptional regulator: MSRPGTSRVTMAEVARRSGVSPMTVSYCYNRPDRVAPETLRRVRAVAAELGYRGPDPTARSLRRRRTGTIGVVLGEHLAYAFEDPQARSFLTGVAEVCRERGTGLNLIPTTGEDTDVERVTSASVDGYILWTTADSDPVLPVVTGLGKPVVVHGGPAVDGARVVTIDNRASARELAAHVFAGAARPAVLSFPFGRDRAARMATGPDPDEVEFPVTRERLRGVVDHCRDAGLDTRALPVAVVARNDRAEAVAQADALLDTGADAVVAMSDQLAFAVLDAARRRGLHVPADVAVGGWDDGPEADREGLTTITQSLHDQGRACALIALGADAQDSGTWRLTVRASTRAQA; encoded by the coding sequence ATGTCCAGGCCGGGAACGTCCCGAGTCACCATGGCCGAGGTGGCGCGCCGCAGCGGCGTCTCGCCGATGACGGTGTCGTACTGCTACAACCGGCCGGACCGCGTCGCGCCGGAGACGCTGCGCCGGGTGCGCGCGGTCGCCGCCGAGCTGGGCTACCGCGGCCCCGACCCGACGGCGCGGTCGCTGCGCCGCCGCCGCACCGGCACGATCGGCGTCGTGCTGGGTGAGCACCTCGCCTACGCCTTCGAGGACCCGCAGGCCCGCAGCTTCCTGACCGGGGTCGCCGAGGTCTGCCGGGAGCGCGGGACGGGGCTGAACCTGATCCCGACCACCGGCGAGGACACCGACGTCGAGCGCGTGACGTCGGCGTCGGTGGACGGCTACATCCTCTGGACCACCGCCGACAGCGATCCGGTGCTCCCCGTGGTGACCGGACTGGGCAAGCCCGTGGTGGTGCACGGCGGACCGGCCGTGGACGGCGCGCGGGTGGTCACGATCGACAACCGGGCCTCGGCGCGGGAACTGGCCGCGCACGTCTTCGCCGGCGCGGCGCGGCCCGCGGTGCTGAGCTTCCCGTTCGGCCGCGACCGCGCGGCGCGGATGGCAACCGGGCCGGATCCGGACGAGGTGGAGTTCCCGGTGACGCGCGAACGGCTCCGCGGCGTCGTCGACCACTGCCGGGACGCGGGCCTGGACACCCGCGCGCTGCCGGTGGCCGTGGTGGCCCGCAACGACCGGGCGGAAGCGGTCGCGCAGGCCGACGCACTGCTGGACACGGGCGCCGACGCGGTGGTGGCGATGAGCGACCAGCTCGCGTTCGCCGTCCTCGACGCGGCACGCCGTCGCGGGCTGCACGTGCCGGCGGACGTGGCGGTGGGCGGGTGGGACGACGGCCCGGAGGCGGACCGGGAAGGCCTGACGACGATCACCCAGTCCCTGCACGACCAGGGCCGGGCGTGCGCGCTGATCGCCCTCGGCGCGGATGCGCAGGACAGCGGGACTTGGCGCCTCACGGTTCGGGCCAGCACCCGCGCACAGGCTTGA
- a CDS encoding GNAT family N-acetyltransferase yields MLQPAYPLKTARLILRPFKKTDLNALHSFQSRPDVTRYLYWEPRTRAETAALLEDKIARSTLTEPGEYLAIAVELIDTGELIGDLTLWWTSREHASGEIGVVFHPQHHGKGYAAEAATELFRLGFDELGLHRIHGRCDSRNVASASLMEGLGMRREAHLRENELVKGEWTDELVYAMLSSEWKRR; encoded by the coding sequence GTGCTGCAGCCCGCGTACCCGCTGAAGACCGCACGGCTGATCCTCCGCCCGTTCAAGAAGACCGATCTGAACGCGCTGCACTCCTTCCAGTCCCGCCCGGACGTCACGCGATACCTCTACTGGGAACCGCGCACGCGCGCCGAGACCGCGGCCCTCCTCGAGGACAAGATCGCCCGCTCCACACTGACCGAGCCCGGCGAGTACCTGGCCATCGCCGTCGAGCTGATCGACACCGGCGAGCTGATCGGCGACCTCACCCTGTGGTGGACCAGCCGCGAGCACGCCAGCGGTGAGATCGGGGTCGTGTTCCACCCCCAGCACCACGGCAAGGGCTACGCCGCCGAGGCGGCCACCGAGCTCTTCCGGCTCGGCTTCGACGAACTGGGCCTGCACCGCATCCACGGCCGCTGCGACAGCCGCAACGTGGCCTCGGCGTCCCTGATGGAGGGACTGGGCATGCGGCGCGAGGCGCACCTGCGGGAGAACGAGCTCGTCAAGGGCGAATGGACCGACGAGCTCGTCTACGCCATGCTGTCGTCGGAGTGGAAACGGCGCTGA